One genomic segment of Colias croceus chromosome 16, ilColCroc2.1 includes these proteins:
- the LOC123698504 gene encoding histone H2B-like, producing MDSEPITAPRTSGKNMRKLWRYKNKTKASIMKAKRNKNKASYGYYIYQVLRIYRRGNRITAKAMAVMDSFMNDIFERITAEASRLVRYNRRSTLTAKEIQTAVRFLLPGELAKHAISEGTKAVARYNSKEIANDDVIY from the coding sequence ATGGATTCCGAACCGATCACAGCACCCAGAACCTCTGGTAAAAATATGAGGAAATTATGGAGATACAAGAACAAAACTAAGGCAAGCATAATGAAGGcaaaaaggaataaaaataaagcgaGTTACGGGTATTATATTTACCAAGTTCTAAGGATATATAGGCGAGGTAATCGGATAACGGCGAAAGCGATGGCTGTCATGGATTCGTTTATGAACGACATATTTGAGCGGATAACAGCTGAAGCGTCGCGTCTCGTGCGATACAACAGACGTTCAACTCTAACTGCGAAGGAAATACAGACTGCAGTAAGATTCTTGCTACCAGGTGAGCTGGCCAAACACGCTATCAGTGAAGGCACCAAAGCAGTCGCTAGATACAACAGCAAAGAAATAGCCAATGAcgatgtaatttattaa